The proteins below come from a single Kosakonia sp. SMBL-WEM22 genomic window:
- a CDS encoding DGQHR domain-containing protein, protein MSFYTGKTIKVRQPFGDFYIASIPATTLIKVCYSFSAQYGNEVLSGVQRGINDNRVKAISHFCSTNDAMFPTSIILSANLDINGENSDDPWYIDKASNLVIPSAKKNASIVDGQHRIEGLKKAIESGELNTEFDLVCAIYFELPAPKQAEVFATINFNQQKVDKSLAYQLFGYDLDSIESQFWSPDTLAIYLTRLLDKEDGSPLKGRIDFGMKKLDLSNQKENDSTDADADADTWYISTSTIVQGITSLISTNVAKDRYHLHKRRMFKKDRSILKEISSRAPLRDDYINNRDGQLYDLLNDYFTYCKEKFWDDTELNFMRKTIGIQALFDLLKYILIDVINKKENVSFEVIKKYLDKIDVVNLKGVNVNYSGIGRSQIRDILKKQCNLV, encoded by the coding sequence ATGAGCTTTTATACAGGCAAAACAATTAAAGTGCGACAACCATTTGGGGATTTTTATATCGCATCAATTCCGGCCACTACCTTAATTAAGGTTTGTTACTCTTTTTCTGCTCAATATGGGAATGAGGTGCTATCTGGAGTACAAAGAGGAATTAATGATAATAGAGTAAAGGCAATATCTCATTTTTGCTCAACTAATGATGCAATGTTCCCAACTTCTATCATATTATCTGCTAACTTAGATATTAATGGGGAAAATTCCGACGATCCATGGTATATCGATAAAGCTTCGAACTTGGTTATCCCATCAGCGAAAAAAAATGCATCGATCGTAGATGGACAACACAGAATCGAGGGGCTCAAAAAAGCTATAGAAAGTGGCGAGTTAAATACTGAGTTTGATCTTGTATGCGCTATATACTTTGAACTACCTGCACCAAAGCAGGCAGAAGTATTTGCAACAATAAACTTTAATCAGCAAAAAGTTGATAAAAGTCTCGCCTATCAACTTTTTGGCTATGATCTTGATTCTATTGAGAGTCAATTTTGGTCACCGGATACATTAGCAATTTATTTGACAAGGCTACTTGATAAGGAAGATGGTTCTCCTTTAAAAGGGCGTATAGATTTTGGAATGAAAAAATTAGATCTGAGTAATCAAAAAGAAAATGATTCTACCGATGCCGATGCCGATGCCGATACATGGTATATTTCGACGTCAACGATAGTGCAAGGTATTACGTCTTTAATATCTACAAATGTTGCAAAAGACAGATATCATCTTCATAAACGTAGAATGTTCAAAAAAGATCGTAGTATTTTGAAAGAAATATCATCTAGAGCTCCATTAAGAGATGATTATATTAATAATAGAGATGGTCAGCTATATGATCTACTAAATGACTACTTCACTTATTGTAAGGAAAAATTTTGGGATGATACAGAACTAAATTTTATGAGGAAAACCATCGGTATTCAGGCGCTCTTTGATTTATTAAAGTATATTCTAATTGATGTAATAAACAAAAAAGAAAATGTTTCATTCGAAGTCATTAAAAAATATCTAGATAAAATCGATGTGGTCAATCTTAAGGGGGTGAATGTTAATTATTCCGGGATCGGCCGATCACAAATTAGAGATATTTTAAAGAAACAATGTAATCTTGTTTGA
- the dptG gene encoding DNA phosphorothioation-dependent restriction protein DptG: MYLIQKDLTVGNNLLDSYLPIRNKNDSINWQLVTGLVLSYAMKRKIDTYSEEQYREDCKKELQELLDNPTFWSVIERMYFNSQGFYQVSPLFLLFHAQFQGEKFISGSAVDKRLGTFFANLMGDFNLKYPLQDKLNFIEEIILDKLKDKVAPLEKSPFAKEQPYLPYMSKCFQTDLAFLADHPQYLLQELTNTLRLYTFSWCAQLALNLDNWDKGEPKSQSLFFILDTEKASSERDQIQRFGYKWFSKQREKLFPVLSALEVLQSDEKGTYKRPLWQVYLDCLSYPDSSELLNKFNIYLQDFIEARELPKRESAENLKSAFELLITVAIEQFKDKKAHRASVNRNYINELENHICNDFIQVRGRAGKVLVLNQDRLLLLTNLTIGKNVKLRLHELIEGFEQRGFYLDNQSTQTLVAFYERMGNVERMSDSGDAVYVRKTI, translated from the coding sequence ATGTACCTAATCCAAAAAGATTTGACAGTAGGTAATAACTTACTGGATAGCTATCTGCCAATAAGAAATAAAAATGATAGTATTAATTGGCAACTAGTTACAGGATTAGTTCTTAGCTATGCCATGAAGCGTAAAATTGATACTTATAGTGAGGAACAGTACCGCGAGGACTGTAAGAAAGAATTACAAGAACTCCTCGATAATCCAACATTCTGGTCCGTGATCGAAAGAATGTATTTTAACAGTCAAGGCTTTTACCAAGTCTCACCACTTTTTTTACTATTTCATGCGCAATTCCAGGGTGAGAAATTTATTTCTGGATCCGCTGTAGATAAAAGATTAGGAACATTCTTTGCTAATTTGATGGGCGATTTTAATTTAAAATATCCTTTGCAGGATAAATTAAATTTTATCGAAGAAATTATCTTGGATAAATTAAAGGATAAAGTCGCTCCGCTTGAAAAAAGCCCGTTTGCTAAGGAACAACCTTATCTTCCTTATATGTCAAAATGCTTCCAGACTGATCTGGCATTCCTTGCCGACCATCCTCAGTACCTTCTCCAAGAGTTGACCAACACGTTACGCTTATACACCTTTAGCTGGTGCGCGCAGTTAGCCCTAAATCTTGATAATTGGGACAAAGGTGAGCCGAAAAGCCAGTCGCTTTTTTTTATTCTTGATACAGAGAAAGCAAGTTCAGAAAGAGATCAAATACAACGTTTTGGCTATAAGTGGTTTTCAAAGCAGAGAGAAAAGCTTTTCCCTGTGCTTTCAGCCCTTGAAGTACTGCAGTCTGATGAAAAAGGTACATACAAACGCCCTTTATGGCAGGTTTATCTGGATTGTTTGAGTTACCCAGACTCATCTGAGTTGTTAAATAAGTTTAATATTTATTTGCAAGATTTTATTGAAGCCAGAGAATTACCAAAAAGAGAGTCTGCAGAAAATTTAAAGAGTGCTTTTGAGCTGTTAATAACGGTCGCTATTGAGCAGTTTAAGGATAAAAAGGCGCACCGTGCTTCGGTCAACCGAAACTACATAAATGAACTTGAAAATCATATCTGTAATGATTTTATACAGGTGCGAGGACGCGCCGGTAAAGTGCTAGTGCTAAATCAGGATCGGTTATTATTATTGACCAACCTGACTATAGGCAAAAATGTCAAACTTCGGCTACATGAGTTGATTGAAGGTTTTGAGCAGCGCGGGTTTTACCTGGATAACCAATCTACGCAGACGCTGGTAGCATTTTATGAGCGCATGGGCAATGTTGAAAGAATGAGTGATAGTGGAGATGCTGTATATGTCCGTAAAACTATATGA
- the dptH gene encoding DNA phosphorothioation-dependent restriction protein DptH, producing the protein MSVKLYEVYLAETFIEWVCGIIQPGERYQFKSPDPVNALKLWTAFDSIAGANKFDIAPGQNLPFIDCNGVKLIPVLHGASEPAFTENYISLLRDEVAGRSGNFADTALLIIHNSMLDTLINSTKDVSAPGAIWYPKTFSQKLETLITPGSNSSELSRCLLKDQLATVLDEGATVFGFSSLYRLLEDGNLDFSELNLFKDEELLNFSDKQLQTRLNENRKLYRQIEDSVERYSGQLENALPEFSAKFIQDHFTDKDDWRSLDFSEYQKEKEKNSEQKLLLDTVSVVNGEVWQRVKSTSKAGIRDISVMVQSNPGDKQIELNFVFQGNDLQDSNIKIAHNTKLKKELSWKISRAGGKNSRISMLIPFYGQPCYFSLEITNRNNSAEEYKFRVLLIEKGQFWLEDIKNCYRIEPSKGQLTLQLEDNNLRIAESAGQTKMLDESSEDIDCKEFSCVNFETLANRSDLIQFALVSGESRLSFNIEGPGAEEGLTLPLLFDQNRFIKLFKEEGNATWNRLKGRVILDNIEHKVVGVRQQLLMLEASLVDKRLLGTRGDDSELALDELLVCYPELHNAYNQLFEYYLQRNTLPSLVAWSKEYRVLIEHLLITFEEALQRIGLSKTLTSDEKRLLQVGVCRSDSIERLSSMHPLVLAYHLQLVESIISESEIYESSSFAALPPITRDRLVVSGLMPFVYHNEHEYAQLQPVDENRFWIDVVPQKNVSHEYVKRLVKDKLYEFTDAYARLFQSAESNSLIINAINQGHAKELFLGLVEYFKQEKERAVYIHVNCYDERLLPNMFDRFAESGSYEQLKIDLDLNSGAWRAEADMLIDLLRSRLTFSKFNLPAGSKELAYSHLAFFTNTAPVDCRQIRIEDASSGVLCHGLIAGEGTETQEDAFFTAFGLRGVDTEPYVALRIAKLVGSLWQPARQSNSQYHGQGIGLAVSGNFKELLTRSYNSALWTTIIDPKVTLDFFTNQKDVVLIHYSDQYTSCAGYDAVTVTKQVDLFLRLLQTEKQTGQTAVDSQHLLSEFNAFNGEWLLKMLRSNEKERKEKHGIIGAYKFVQSMLRQSDICWIPLSVAEMIRVSGNVGLKMKESDLSRNLQGYRQGAISDDVLFVGFKGESLYLLPLEVKTGARPDYSYAGKQARELKRYLQQDILEPKTLASQFYRALFIRQVLMQVEKLRLYGVLDSTSLSPLLKRREWWLSGDYEIAELNDYPDGIVVAHVDSATCFDLTYKMTVDNILQIEIPYSLLSSLIASDKEGEPLADRYKVPEKYLLKPQNAEVTDTPIAIELQASVPDPDIQPLELSIAEKSGATSDTSLTVLFGHDAVKNDALYWEPTNTAKFMNTNTGIIGTMGTGKTQFTKALVTQLIRKQSRNVDGKPIGLLIFDYKSDYVDDDFLNATGAKKYQLSLLPYNPLSLFGDMPMLPMHTASAFAETMAKAYNLGVKQRMKLVSLVMECYDQAGIISHDSSTWSNTAPTIEDVWQQYCAQEKVEEDSLYAALYNLAGFKIFESNPQKMTSLYELIDGVTVIELAGYPSEIQNLVVALTLDLFYAQMQKRGKPAVCGDYRQLTKMILVDEADNFMRQDFASLRKILKEGREYGVGAILSTQEITHFKTNENNYSSYILTWVIHRVSEIKNADIKAVFNIDDKGEQESLMGKIRQLDKHFSLYINGEKKLVKMRDKAFWEL; encoded by the coding sequence ATGTCCGTAAAACTATATGAAGTTTATTTAGCTGAGACTTTCATTGAATGGGTATGCGGAATTATCCAGCCCGGTGAGCGTTACCAGTTTAAATCTCCCGATCCTGTTAATGCTTTGAAATTATGGACGGCCTTTGACTCTATTGCCGGAGCTAATAAGTTCGACATTGCGCCAGGGCAAAACTTGCCTTTCATCGACTGTAACGGTGTTAAGCTGATACCTGTACTACATGGTGCAAGCGAACCCGCGTTCACAGAGAATTACATCTCTCTTTTGCGTGATGAGGTCGCAGGCCGTAGTGGTAATTTTGCAGATACAGCACTGTTGATAATTCATAACAGCATGCTTGATACTTTAATTAATAGTACTAAAGATGTATCCGCACCGGGCGCTATTTGGTATCCAAAAACATTTAGCCAGAAATTAGAAACACTTATCACTCCGGGTAGTAATAGCTCGGAATTATCCCGTTGTCTACTCAAGGATCAGTTGGCAACGGTTCTGGATGAAGGTGCAACAGTATTTGGTTTTTCTTCTCTGTACCGCTTACTCGAAGATGGTAATCTCGATTTTTCAGAATTAAATCTCTTTAAAGATGAGGAGCTACTTAATTTTAGTGATAAGCAGCTGCAAACACGGCTAAACGAGAACCGGAAATTATACCGTCAGATCGAGGATAGCGTTGAACGCTACAGCGGGCAGTTAGAAAATGCTCTTCCTGAGTTTAGTGCGAAGTTTATTCAGGACCATTTCACCGATAAAGATGATTGGCGTTCTCTTGATTTTTCTGAATATCAAAAGGAAAAAGAGAAAAACAGCGAACAGAAATTATTACTGGATACCGTTAGCGTCGTTAATGGCGAAGTTTGGCAGCGTGTAAAGAGCACCAGTAAAGCGGGAATACGTGATATCAGTGTCATGGTGCAATCCAATCCCGGTGATAAGCAGATCGAACTGAATTTTGTCTTCCAGGGCAACGATCTTCAGGATAGTAACATTAAAATCGCTCATAATACTAAGTTAAAGAAAGAGCTGTCCTGGAAGATAAGTAGAGCGGGTGGGAAAAACTCCCGTATTAGTATGTTGATACCTTTCTACGGTCAGCCTTGCTATTTTAGCCTTGAGATCACAAATCGTAATAATTCGGCTGAGGAATATAAGTTCCGTGTGTTGCTTATTGAGAAAGGTCAATTCTGGTTAGAGGATATTAAAAATTGCTACCGAATTGAACCTAGTAAAGGGCAACTCACGCTGCAATTAGAAGATAATAATTTACGTATTGCGGAGTCTGCCGGCCAGACAAAGATGCTTGATGAAAGCAGTGAAGATATAGACTGTAAAGAGTTTTCTTGCGTTAATTTTGAAACGCTGGCCAATCGCAGTGATTTAATTCAATTCGCCCTTGTTTCTGGTGAGTCTCGTTTATCATTTAATATCGAAGGGCCTGGAGCTGAGGAAGGGTTAACCCTGCCACTTCTTTTTGACCAAAATCGTTTCATTAAGCTCTTCAAAGAAGAAGGTAACGCTACCTGGAACCGCCTTAAAGGTCGTGTCATTCTGGATAATATTGAGCACAAGGTTGTCGGAGTCCGACAACAATTGCTTATGTTGGAGGCATCGCTGGTTGATAAGCGTTTACTCGGTACAAGAGGAGATGATTCTGAATTAGCTTTAGATGAACTGCTTGTATGCTATCCAGAGCTTCATAACGCTTATAACCAACTGTTCGAATATTATCTTCAGCGTAATACATTGCCGAGCCTGGTCGCGTGGTCAAAAGAGTATCGTGTTTTAATTGAGCATTTGCTTATTACATTTGAAGAAGCGCTTCAGCGGATTGGATTGAGTAAAACTTTAACTTCAGATGAAAAGCGACTTTTACAAGTAGGAGTTTGTCGTAGCGATAGTATTGAACGGCTGTCCTCAATGCATCCATTAGTACTTGCCTATCATTTGCAATTAGTGGAGTCCATTATTTCTGAGTCAGAAATATATGAATCTTCTTCATTTGCCGCATTACCTCCAATTACACGCGATCGCTTAGTTGTGTCCGGATTGATGCCCTTTGTTTACCACAATGAGCATGAATATGCCCAGTTACAACCGGTTGATGAAAACCGGTTCTGGATCGATGTTGTTCCGCAGAAAAATGTCAGCCATGAATACGTTAAGCGGCTTGTGAAAGATAAGCTTTACGAGTTTACAGATGCTTATGCTCGTTTGTTCCAAAGTGCAGAAAGTAATTCACTGATCATCAACGCTATTAATCAAGGTCATGCAAAAGAGCTTTTTCTGGGACTGGTTGAATACTTCAAGCAGGAAAAAGAGCGGGCTGTTTACATTCACGTCAACTGCTATGACGAACGACTGTTACCAAATATGTTCGATCGTTTTGCTGAAAGTGGAAGCTATGAACAGCTCAAAATTGATCTTGATCTGAATAGCGGGGCATGGCGTGCAGAAGCAGACATGCTGATTGACTTACTGCGCAGCCGTTTAACCTTTAGTAAGTTTAACTTACCAGCTGGGAGTAAAGAGCTTGCTTACTCGCACCTGGCGTTCTTTACTAACACCGCTCCTGTCGATTGCCGCCAAATCCGTATCGAGGATGCCTCAAGTGGTGTGCTGTGCCATGGCTTGATTGCTGGAGAAGGTACTGAAACACAAGAAGATGCTTTCTTTACTGCTTTTGGTTTGCGTGGTGTTGATACTGAACCCTACGTTGCTCTGCGTATTGCAAAATTAGTAGGTAGTTTATGGCAACCGGCAAGACAGAGTAACAGCCAGTATCACGGTCAGGGAATTGGCCTCGCGGTGAGCGGTAATTTCAAAGAATTGCTTACACGTTCATATAACAGTGCACTTTGGACTACGATCATCGATCCGAAAGTGACACTCGATTTCTTTACCAATCAAAAAGACGTCGTTCTTATTCATTACTCCGATCAGTACACCAGCTGTGCAGGCTACGATGCTGTCACGGTCACGAAACAAGTTGATTTGTTTCTGCGTTTACTCCAAACAGAAAAACAGACAGGGCAAACAGCTGTAGATAGTCAGCATCTTCTGTCGGAATTTAATGCCTTTAATGGTGAGTGGCTGTTGAAAATGTTGCGTTCCAATGAGAAGGAGCGCAAAGAGAAGCATGGCATTATCGGTGCCTATAAGTTCGTGCAATCCATGTTGCGTCAATCTGACATCTGCTGGATCCCTCTTTCTGTCGCTGAAATGATCCGTGTTTCCGGCAACGTTGGATTAAAAATGAAAGAGAGTGATTTATCCAGGAACCTTCAGGGATATCGTCAAGGGGCCATCTCTGATGATGTACTTTTCGTCGGGTTCAAAGGTGAGTCCCTCTATTTATTACCATTAGAAGTTAAAACGGGTGCAAGACCTGATTACAGCTATGCAGGTAAGCAAGCCCGCGAGCTAAAACGTTATTTACAGCAAGACATTCTTGAGCCAAAAACGCTGGCATCTCAATTTTACCGTGCACTTTTCATCCGCCAGGTTTTAATGCAAGTCGAAAAACTGCGGCTCTATGGCGTGCTCGATAGTACTTCACTCTCTCCTTTATTAAAGCGCCGTGAATGGTGGCTATCGGGGGATTATGAGATAGCTGAACTCAACGATTATCCTGACGGTATTGTCGTGGCTCATGTTGATAGCGCAACATGCTTCGATCTTACTTATAAAATGACAGTGGATAATATTTTACAAATTGAGATCCCGTACTCCTTGTTGTCTTCGCTTATTGCTTCTGACAAAGAAGGCGAGCCCCTCGCCGATCGTTATAAAGTGCCAGAAAAATATCTACTCAAACCTCAGAACGCGGAAGTCACCGACACTCCAATAGCAATCGAGCTGCAGGCGTCTGTTCCTGACCCTGACATCCAGCCCCTTGAGTTATCAATAGCAGAAAAGAGCGGTGCAACTTCTGATACTTCATTAACAGTGCTCTTTGGGCATGATGCTGTAAAAAATGATGCTCTGTATTGGGAGCCGACCAATACAGCAAAATTTATGAACACCAACACTGGTATCATCGGCACTATGGGGACAGGTAAAACTCAATTTACAAAAGCTCTTGTTACGCAGTTAATCCGCAAACAATCGCGCAATGTTGATGGCAAACCTATTGGCCTGCTCATCTTTGATTATAAGTCTGACTATGTAGATGATGATTTTCTGAATGCTACAGGGGCTAAAAAATATCAATTATCACTTTTGCCTTATAATCCGCTCTCATTGTTTGGTGATATGCCTATGTTGCCAATGCATACAGCATCAGCATTCGCTGAAACAATGGCTAAAGCATACAATTTAGGTGTTAAACAACGGATGAAACTTGTTTCTCTGGTTATGGAATGTTATGACCAGGCAGGAATAATTTCTCACGACAGCAGCACATGGTCCAATACCGCACCGACTATTGAAGATGTTTGGCAGCAATACTGTGCTCAAGAAAAAGTTGAAGAGGATTCCTTATACGCAGCACTCTATAACTTAGCTGGTTTTAAAATTTTTGAAAGTAACCCACAAAAAATGACCAGCCTTTATGAGCTAATTGATGGCGTAACTGTTATCGAGCTGGCAGGCTATCCTTCGGAGATACAAAATCTAGTAGTCGCCTTAACTTTGGATCTTTTTTATGCACAAATGCAGAAGCGTGGCAAGCCTGCTGTTTGTGGCGATTACCGACAGCTTACAAAAATGATTCTTGTTGATGAGGCTGATAACTTTATGCGCCAGGATTTTGCTAGTCTGCGAAAAATACTTAAAGAAGGTCGTGAATACGGAGTAGGCGCGATTTTGTCAACGCAAGAGATCACTCACTTTAAAACCAATGAAAACAATTATTCCTCTTATATATTAACGTGGGTGATTCATCGTGTTTCTGAAATCAAGAACGCAGATATTAAAGCCGTGTTTAATATTGATGATAAAGGAGAACAGGAATCGCTAATGGGCAAAATTAGACAGCTTGATAAACATTTCAGCTTGTATATCAATGGTGAAAAAAAACTTGTGAAAATGCGTGATAAAGCATTTTGGGAGCTCTAG
- the dndE gene encoding DNA sulfur modification protein DndE has translation MLPNRMQLSRQTEEQLKRLKGYTGVTPNVAARLAFFRSVESEFRYSPERDTKKLDGSLVLDKITWLGETLQATELVLKMLYPHIEQREAIKAWAAHVEDGISALRNYKNLNELSLAI, from the coding sequence ATGCTCCCTAATCGCATGCAACTGAGCCGCCAGACCGAAGAGCAGCTCAAAAGATTGAAAGGATACACTGGCGTCACCCCAAATGTGGCCGCACGTTTAGCTTTTTTTCGCTCAGTTGAGAGTGAATTTCGTTATTCACCTGAAAGAGATACTAAGAAATTAGATGGTTCTTTAGTGCTGGATAAAATAACGTGGTTAGGTGAAACCCTTCAGGCTACGGAGTTAGTACTCAAGATGTTATATCCGCATATTGAACAGAGAGAAGCTATTAAAGCATGGGCTGCACATGTGGAGGACGGTATATCTGCACTGAGGAATTATAAAAACTTAAACGAATTAAGCTTAGCAATATAA
- the dndD gene encoding DNA sulfur modification protein DndD yields the protein MLIKQLVLRNFRVFNGTHAIDLAPRKRPNDTNQRPIVLFGGLNGAGKTSILSAIRLALYGRLAFGQATQQQDYVEQLSSLVHKGAYVTDNPDEAAVELSFTYNKDGREAEFTVTRSWKKGRKDNLSLQQDGIPLKEMNYDQCQGFLNELIPHGIADLFFFDGEKIAELAEDESGKILRTAVRRLLGLDLIAKLHNDLTIFIKRQQTNQLEGSQQQKLAELEAEGQKLAFQAEELLEKADFAKIRIDLLSKEIIRYEGQLNAQGGAFAQTKTQEKIKVETLLKEKERLERALRQECDGSLPYALAPNILGQLLKRIAEEAEIKQAKSFEKELEKFLAQLKNDIAFRTSSGSSTQIIATEAIADNLKDYMAAKPKGDLLFDVSEREAGMLQQSIEQDSQKAWQRFDSYRLQLTDIEQQLEQAAANIARAPEDDQLMDIFDKLRELDKEREKKRQEYISLLDEARKIKQQQLDCVRKIQKNHDLARNQHGSNSALRNAQEAINLLSRYSDVLTQARVKTLATNFENAYRKLARKEDLQLNAHINPDTFDVELVDENGSVINRKLLSAGEKQIYAIAILEALAKTSGRDLPVIIDTPLGRLDSQHRDKLINHYFPEASHQVVLLSTDTEVDERYFVDRLRDDISHAYEIVFNARTKSSSLKPGYFWELTKEAI from the coding sequence GTGTTAATTAAGCAACTGGTTTTGCGCAACTTCCGGGTATTTAACGGTACGCATGCCATTGATCTGGCTCCCAGAAAGCGACCAAATGATACAAACCAGCGTCCTATCGTCCTTTTTGGTGGGTTAAATGGCGCAGGCAAAACCTCAATTTTATCTGCCATAAGATTGGCGTTGTATGGACGTCTGGCATTCGGTCAGGCCACTCAACAGCAAGATTATGTTGAACAGCTCAGCTCCCTGGTTCATAAGGGCGCTTATGTCACAGACAATCCTGATGAAGCTGCCGTAGAGCTGAGCTTCACTTACAACAAAGATGGGCGTGAAGCCGAATTCACTGTCACGAGAAGCTGGAAAAAAGGCAGGAAAGATAATTTATCGCTGCAGCAAGATGGGATCCCTCTTAAAGAGATGAATTACGATCAATGCCAGGGATTCCTTAATGAATTGATCCCACACGGTATTGCTGACCTGTTCTTTTTTGATGGTGAAAAAATTGCTGAACTCGCAGAAGACGAGTCCGGTAAGATCCTGCGCACTGCGGTACGCCGCCTTTTGGGGCTGGACCTCATCGCAAAATTGCATAACGATCTGACGATTTTTATCAAACGTCAGCAGACCAATCAGCTTGAAGGTTCGCAGCAGCAAAAGCTGGCAGAACTCGAGGCGGAAGGCCAAAAGTTAGCGTTTCAGGCAGAAGAACTACTCGAAAAAGCTGACTTTGCAAAAATACGTATTGATCTTTTATCCAAAGAAATCATTCGCTACGAAGGGCAATTGAACGCTCAGGGCGGCGCATTTGCACAAACCAAGACCCAGGAAAAGATTAAAGTTGAGACGCTCCTGAAAGAAAAAGAGCGGCTCGAAAGAGCATTGCGTCAGGAGTGCGATGGATCATTACCCTATGCTTTGGCTCCCAATATTTTAGGGCAACTACTTAAAAGAATTGCTGAAGAAGCAGAGATCAAACAAGCTAAAAGTTTTGAGAAGGAGCTGGAGAAGTTCCTGGCACAACTCAAAAATGATATTGCGTTCCGCACTAGTAGCGGGAGTAGTACACAAATTATCGCGACCGAAGCGATCGCTGATAATTTGAAAGATTACATGGCGGCAAAGCCGAAGGGTGATTTGCTCTTTGATGTTTCTGAAAGAGAAGCAGGCATGCTGCAGCAATCAATTGAGCAAGATAGCCAAAAAGCGTGGCAGCGTTTCGACTCGTATCGTCTTCAGTTAACTGACATTGAGCAACAACTAGAGCAAGCAGCCGCCAATATTGCGCGCGCACCGGAAGACGACCAGTTAATGGATATCTTTGACAAGCTGCGCGAGCTTGATAAAGAGCGTGAGAAAAAACGCCAGGAATATATATCTCTGCTTGATGAAGCCAGAAAAATAAAGCAACAACAGCTAGATTGCGTACGTAAAATCCAGAAAAACCATGATCTTGCGCGTAATCAGCATGGTTCTAACAGCGCATTGAGAAACGCACAAGAAGCTATTAACTTGCTTAGCCGATACAGTGATGTCTTAACACAAGCACGAGTAAAAACGCTGGCAACAAACTTTGAAAATGCCTACAGAAAATTAGCGCGGAAGGAAGATCTGCAATTAAATGCCCATATCAACCCAGATACATTTGATGTTGAATTGGTTGATGAAAATGGCTCAGTCATTAATCGCAAATTACTTTCTGCTGGCGAAAAGCAAATTTATGCCATTGCCATTCTTGAGGCGTTAGCAAAAACATCTGGGCGTGACTTGCCTGTGATTATTGATACGCCATTAGGCCGTCTTGACTCACAGCATAGGGATAAGTTGATCAATCATTATTTCCCTGAAGCCAGCCATCAGGTCGTATTGTTATCTACAGATACCGAAGTGGATGAGCGCTATTTCGTTGACAGACTACGGGATGACATTTCGCATGCTTATGAAATTGTATTTAACGCGCGAACCAAGTCCTCTTCGCTTAAACCGGGTTATTTCTGGGAATTAACTAAGGAGGCAATCTGA